Proteins found in one Cardiocondyla obscurior isolate alpha-2009 linkage group LG03, Cobs3.1, whole genome shotgun sequence genomic segment:
- the Ipp gene encoding inositol polyphosphate 1-phosphatase encodes MRNGSRLLKVLLQASEKAANIARTCRQKEALFQLLVQEKSLEEKNPRFFQDFKTLADVLIQETIRHDIEIEFPELAKLVQGEETNVFSNTMGESIIVEVCPSSKDTTQLLTKVMGNDVVAAELLAAEVHKDIQLSDVPITLDIPNDFDVNVDDLGIWIDPIDSTADYISATEAVDEQTGLYLSGLRCVTVLIGAYKKSTGVPVLGIVNQPFCTNVDSQWIGKCYWGILGGGIAKSSISNTSNVDKIILLSRFEDADVKSKLLNHGFRLVEVAGAGYKILNVAIGQATAYILSKGSTYKWDTCGPQALLSSVGGGIIEFKEFIVHPDSENLSVNYLPIGTNFSNRAGLIAYKDPQILEAFKCILCRPSR; translated from the exons atgagaaacGGTAGCAGATTATTAAAAGTTCTTCTACAAGCTTCAGAGAAAGCAGCAAATATTGCCAGAACTTGCCGACAAAAAGAGGCTCTTTTCCAATTGTTAGTGCAAGAAAAATCCTTAGAAGAGAAAAACCCTCGTTTTTTCCAAGATTTCAAAACACTAGCTGATGTTCTTATTCAAGAAACTATAAGACATGATATAGAAATTGAG TTTCCAGAGTTGGCCAAGCTAGTGCAAGGTGAAGAAACTAATGTGTTCAGCAATACTATGGGAGAATCTATTATCGTTGAAGTCTGTCCATCCAGCAAAGATACAACACAGCTACTAACAAAAGTTATGGGCAACGATGTTGTGGCAGCAGAATTGCTCGCTGCTGAAGTTCATAAAGATATTCAGCTTTCAGACGTGCCAATTACATTAGACATTCCCAATGATTTCGATGTCAATGTGGATGATCTTGGCATTTGGATAGATCCAATTG ATTCAACGGCAGATTACATAAGTGCAACAGAGGCAGTGGATGAACAAACAGGTTTATATCTGAGTGGATTGCGCTGTGTCACTGTCTTAATTGGAGCATACAAAAAAAGTACAGGAGTGCCAGTATTGGGTATAGTTAATCAACCTTTTTGTACTAATGTGGATTCACA GTGGATAGGAAAATGTTACTGGGGTATTCTTGGAGGTGGCATTGCCAAGTCTTCCATAAGTAACACGAGTAacgttgataaaattattttgcttagCCGCTTTGAGGATGCAGATGTGAAATCAAAACTGTTAAATCATGGATTTAGATTAGTAGAAGTAGCAGGAGCGGGATATAAGATATTGAACGTCGCCATTGGACAAGCAACTGCCTACATTTTGTCGAAAGGCTCCACATATAAATGGGACACGTGTGGACCGCAAGCTCTCTTATCGTCAGTTGGTGGAGGTATCATCGagtttaaagaatttattgtgCATCCAGATTCAGAAAATTTGAGCGTTAACTATTTACCTATCGGAACAAATTTTTCCAATCGAGCAGGCTTGATAGCTTACAAAGATCCTCAAATTTTAGAAGcctttaaatgtattttatgcaGACCATCTCGTTAA
- the Ppib gene encoding peptidyl-prolyl cis-trans isomerase B produces the protein MRLLLILGLIATISCASNGPKVTDKVWFKIKIGDTDAGTVEIGLFGKTVPKTVKNFVELAKLPEGEGYKGSKFHRVIKDFMIQGGDFTKGDGTGGRSIYGDRFADENFKLKHYGAGWLSMANAGKDTNGSQFFITVKQTPWLDGRHVVFGKVIKGMDVVRKIEQTKTDSRDKPEKDVVITDSGAETVVEPFSVSKDDATE, from the exons ATGAGGCTGCTGTTAATCCTAGGCTTGATAGCCACTATTTCTTGTGCGAGCAACGGGCCGAAAGTCACTGATAAG GTATGGTTTAAAATTAAGATCGGCGACACCGATGCAGGCACAGTAGAAATCGGTCTGTTTGGCAAAACTGTTCCAAAAACGGTCAAGAATTTCGTGGAGCTTGCCAAATTGCCAGAGGGCGAAGGATACAAAGGCAGCAAATTCCATAGAGTGATTAAAGACTTTATGATCCAAGGAGGAGATTTTACTAAAGGAGATGGCACTGGAG GTCGTAGTATCTATGGGGATCGCTTTGCAGATGAGAACTTTAAGTTGAAGCACTATGGTGCCGGATGGCTATCTATGGCCAATGCTGGCAAAGACACCAATGGCTCTCAATTCTTTATTACGGTCAAACAAACACCATGGCTTGACGGTAGACACGTTGTGTTTGGCAAAGTTATCAAAGGAATG GATGTAGTGCGCAAGATCGAGCAAACTAAAACTGACTCACGAGACAAACCAGAGAAAGACGTCGTCATCACCGACAGTGGGGCGGAAACTGTAGTAGAGCCATTTAGTGTATCTAAGGACGACGCCACTGAATAA
- the Gatb gene encoding glutamyl-tRNA(Gln) amidotransferase subunit B, mitochondrial isoform X1: protein MLSRQRLYLTDKWIWRKNSFLRRFISTKIPKNAKEEKWKPTVGLEVHAQIATESKLFSSASTNFSSPINSCVSFFDCATPGTLPVLNRRCVESAVTTALALSCRLNETSLFDRKHYFYADLPAGFQITQQERPIAVDGEIKFQVFTSGLHKAPYSKSSKIKQIQLEQDSGRSLHDENAARNLIDLNRAGIPLMEFVFEPDLVNGNEAAALVKELIFILQLLNVSSCKMEEGALRVDANVSVSDCDNLGVRTEIKNIGSVSGIAAAIEYEINRHISILEAGKKMFNETRAWDTDNKKTISLREKEDKQDYRFMPETNLPPLRIHLRENLPNKSNLVDAVVLGRQLPELPEQIRWRLKDVFQIPPEIIVALMSNFTLLQLFNKIIRKDREPQLVAKFLVMDLLTFLNKNNLMIEFCTPHQDFIGQLIDLLQNKSINLITARKILKELTANSNKRPKEIVEEHNWFLISDEKQLKEICLKIIEKNPNMVSKYKTGKKKLFNALMGEVAKVTEDRANLAVVAKIMEQLLKT, encoded by the exons atgttatcaagGCAACGGTTGTACCTTACGGATAAATGGATTTGGAGGAAAAACAGTTTTTTACGGCGATTTATCTCAACCAAGATTccaaaaaacgcaaaaga agaaaaatggAAACCTACTGTGGGATTGGAAGTCCACGCTCAGATTGCCACAGAatcgaaattgttttctagCGCATCCACTAATTTTTCCAGTCCAATTAATTCGTGCGTTTCATTTTTTGACTGTGCAACCCCAGGAACCCTCCCA gTATTAAATAGAAGATGTGTGGAATCTGCGGTAACAACTGCTTTGGCACTATCCTGTCGACTAAATGAGACTTCCTTATTTGATAGAAAACATTATTTCTATGCAGATCTGCCT GCAGGCTTTCAAATCACACAACAAGAACGACCCATTGCAGTCGATGGTGAAATTAAGTTTCAAGTATTCACTTCAGGGTTGCACAAGGCTCCATATTCAAAATcttcaaaaattaaacaaattcaATTAGAGCAAGACAGTGGTAGAAGTTTACATGATGAAAATGCAGCAAG aAATTTGATCGATCTTAATCGCGCCGGAATACCATTGATGGAATTTGTGTTTGAACCAGATTTAGTTAATGGCAATGAAGCGGCTGCACTTGTTAAGGAGctcatatttatattacaattgttAAACGTTAGCAGCTGTAAGATGGAAG AAGGAGCACTTCGGGTGGATGCCAATGTTTCTGTGAGTGACTGTGACAATTTAGGCGTTAgaacggaaataaaaaatattggaaGCGTGAGTGGTATCGCTGCAGCTATTGAATATGAGATAAATAGGCACATTTCTATTCTCGAAGCcgggaaaaaaatgtttaatgagACTCGCGCGTGGGACACTGACAATAAGAAAACTATCTCTTTGCGTGAAAAGGAAGATAAACAA GATTATCGATTTATGCCCGAAACAAATTTACCACCTTTACGCATACATCTCAGGGAAAATTTACCAAATAAAAGCAATTTAGTCGATGCTGTAGTACTGGGAAGACAATTACCTGAATTGCCGGAACAAATACGATGGAGATTAAAAGATGTTTTTCAGATACCCCCCGAAATAATTGTAGCTCTAATG agtaattttacattgctacaattatttaataaaataataagaaaagatCGCGAACCACAATTAGTTGCCAAGTTCCTCGTCATGGATCTATTGACAtttctcaataaaaataaccTGATGATTGAATTTTG taCACCGCATCAAGATTTTATTGGTCAGTTAATcgatttattacaaaacaaatcaattaatttaataacagcAAGAAAGATCTTGAAAGAATTAACAGCCAATTCAAATAAACGACCAAAAgag ATCGTTGAAGAACACAATTGGTTTCTTATATCAGATGAGaagcaattaaaagaaatatgtttaaaaattatagagaAAAATCCGAATATGGTATCCAAGTATAAAACTggt
- the Gatb gene encoding glutamyl-tRNA(Gln) amidotransferase subunit B, mitochondrial isoform X2, with product MTHVYIRMCCTNTICIYIVSEHTLLMKEKWKPTVGLEVHAQIATESKLFSSASTNFSSPINSCVSFFDCATPGTLPVLNRRCVESAVTTALALSCRLNETSLFDRKHYFYADLPAGFQITQQERPIAVDGEIKFQVFTSGLHKAPYSKSSKIKQIQLEQDSGRSLHDENAARNLIDLNRAGIPLMEFVFEPDLVNGNEAAALVKELIFILQLLNVSSCKMEEGALRVDANVSVSDCDNLGVRTEIKNIGSVSGIAAAIEYEINRHISILEAGKKMFNETRAWDTDNKKTISLREKEDKQDYRFMPETNLPPLRIHLRENLPNKSNLVDAVVLGRQLPELPEQIRWRLKDVFQIPPEIIVALMSNFTLLQLFNKIIRKDREPQLVAKFLVMDLLTFLNKNNLMIEFCTPHQDFIGQLIDLLQNKSINLITARKILKELTANSNKRPKEIVEEHNWFLISDEKQLKEICLKIIEKNPNMVSKYKTGKKKLFNALMGEVAKVTEDRANLAVVAKIMEQLLKT from the exons ATGACACATGTTTACATACGTATGTGCTGTACGAACacaatttgtatttatattgtatCTGAACACACATTGCTCATGAA agaaaaatggAAACCTACTGTGGGATTGGAAGTCCACGCTCAGATTGCCACAGAatcgaaattgttttctagCGCATCCACTAATTTTTCCAGTCCAATTAATTCGTGCGTTTCATTTTTTGACTGTGCAACCCCAGGAACCCTCCCA gTATTAAATAGAAGATGTGTGGAATCTGCGGTAACAACTGCTTTGGCACTATCCTGTCGACTAAATGAGACTTCCTTATTTGATAGAAAACATTATTTCTATGCAGATCTGCCT GCAGGCTTTCAAATCACACAACAAGAACGACCCATTGCAGTCGATGGTGAAATTAAGTTTCAAGTATTCACTTCAGGGTTGCACAAGGCTCCATATTCAAAATcttcaaaaattaaacaaattcaATTAGAGCAAGACAGTGGTAGAAGTTTACATGATGAAAATGCAGCAAG aAATTTGATCGATCTTAATCGCGCCGGAATACCATTGATGGAATTTGTGTTTGAACCAGATTTAGTTAATGGCAATGAAGCGGCTGCACTTGTTAAGGAGctcatatttatattacaattgttAAACGTTAGCAGCTGTAAGATGGAAG AAGGAGCACTTCGGGTGGATGCCAATGTTTCTGTGAGTGACTGTGACAATTTAGGCGTTAgaacggaaataaaaaatattggaaGCGTGAGTGGTATCGCTGCAGCTATTGAATATGAGATAAATAGGCACATTTCTATTCTCGAAGCcgggaaaaaaatgtttaatgagACTCGCGCGTGGGACACTGACAATAAGAAAACTATCTCTTTGCGTGAAAAGGAAGATAAACAA GATTATCGATTTATGCCCGAAACAAATTTACCACCTTTACGCATACATCTCAGGGAAAATTTACCAAATAAAAGCAATTTAGTCGATGCTGTAGTACTGGGAAGACAATTACCTGAATTGCCGGAACAAATACGATGGAGATTAAAAGATGTTTTTCAGATACCCCCCGAAATAATTGTAGCTCTAATG agtaattttacattgctacaattatttaataaaataataagaaaagatCGCGAACCACAATTAGTTGCCAAGTTCCTCGTCATGGATCTATTGACAtttctcaataaaaataaccTGATGATTGAATTTTG taCACCGCATCAAGATTTTATTGGTCAGTTAATcgatttattacaaaacaaatcaattaatttaataacagcAAGAAAGATCTTGAAAGAATTAACAGCCAATTCAAATAAACGACCAAAAgag ATCGTTGAAGAACACAATTGGTTTCTTATATCAGATGAGaagcaattaaaagaaatatgtttaaaaattatagagaAAAATCCGAATATGGTATCCAAGTATAAAACTggt